In Mus musculus strain NOD/MrkTac chromosome 4 genomic contig, GRCm38.p6 alternate locus group NOD/MrkTac MMCHR4_NOD_IDD9_2, the sequence GCCTGGAAAGGTGGCTCTGTGGTGAAAAGCAGGTGTTATCCTTGTggtccaggtttggttcccagcatccatatatgGTTCATGCCTATtagtaactccaattccagggcatctgactccATGTTCTGACCTCCAAGagcacaaacatggtacacatatgGGCAAAACACTGaggcacataaaatttaaaaatctctaaaacataaaacaaaaccgtTCTTGCTTTGGTAGCAAATATACTAATGTTGGAATGATACAGAGaggattagcatggcccctgagcAAGAATGACATGCAGAGGACTCTGGGAGCGgggactaaataaataaaataatttttaaaaaatcaaatagaaaTGCATAATCATACTGTGCATTATCTTTAGTCGAAGTTTAGATATTTGGGAGTCTGAGCTATTGATTACCAACAGTAAATGaatttagctttaaaaaaaaggatattaTCAAAGAAGCTCTATTGGCTAGTTAGGCTGCTGAGCCTGTGTAGGGACAAGATCTTAACTGTCCAGTAGAAACACTGATGAAAGTTTGTGGGGTTCAAGCTAAGTGACCTTGTTCACGCCTCAAATCTGATTTCGGAACAGCCCTATTAGGCACATCTTAGAACTGGGTCTATATTAAGAGATCAGTGTGCCTGCGGATGACACAGAGGTGAATTTCTCACTGCGGATGCGGTCTGTCCTTCCTGCTCTAGCTGAGCCAAACAAGAACATGGGCTGTGTTGTTGCCAAGTGCAGATGACAGTCTTTCTGCTTCCTAGGTCGGGATTTCTCTCATGATGACACTTTGGATGTTCCAACCCAAGTGGAGCTGCTTATCAAGCAGGCAACATCTCACGAGAACCTCTGCCAGTGCTACATTGGCTGGTGAGTGAGCCTGCAGAGGAGCTtcctcagccaggcatggtgggcatGCCCTTACTCCCCAGCACTGGGCACGCAGAGGCAGGCAAAACTCGAAGTTTCAGTACAGCCAAGGCTATAGTggtgaaaccatgtctcaaaaatatcTGAGAATGCTCCTTGTCTAACGGGAAACTGAGAGCTGTGATCTGTATCTGGAAGTCACAGCTGCTTCAGAGCTACAGTTTAGAATGGGCAGGTGTGTGACTTTCTGTGGTGGCTTTAGATTTTTGTTGTCACTCCTGAGATGTAGAAGGGCACAGGAAGAGTCAGAGCAATGACTagagagaaaaagggaagaagaagattGGTAACCCTGTAATCGAGTCTGGGCAGAGAGATCTCTGGGAGCTCAGGCCCGTTAGCCCTTGACTAGTGATACTGACTGAGTCCCACGGGGCTCTGACTGACCATCCGCTTTCTGTCACCTTCCTAGGTGTCCCTTCTGGTAACTGAGGCCTGGAAAACCACGTCGCCTCCTCCCAGGCTTTAGTACCTTGTCTGTGCTTCCAGTGGACTAAAACCATGGACAGACAGTTGGActtgttaaatattttgaaatgtatatgaaaagAACTACTGTATATTCAAAGTTGGCTTCCGCCAACCTCCTAGCTGCTGTTGAAAAGACACTGTCAGAAACACAAGGCTTGATTCAGTTCCCAGGACAGTGAAACACAGTAATCCTTCAGAAGCCAAGCCTTGGATTTTGGGAGAACAGAAGATGGGTAACTGAGAAATACGGGTTTTGACTTAACTTACAAGAAAACTCATCATAAACATTGCTGACAGAATAATCCAGTTGGTCCTCTCAACCAGGGGCTCCAACGGCAAGGACACAGAGGTCGGCACTCCACCATCCTGTTACCTCACCCGTCCCTGGATGCAGTGGCGACATTTGCAGGATGGGCCAACATGGCTAAGAGAGTCTGTCTTCCGCCTGACCCCACGATGCTGAAACTCACAAGACCTGCCCTTCCAGGAGGACATTTGTTCAGAAGCCTGGCCACCGGGCATGAGCAGGTGTGCCAAGGATCTCCATGCGGGGCCACACTGGCTCTACTGTGTTCAGTGAGGGAGGGATATGCTGTATTTGCAGCAGGGACTCAGAACATAAATGCTGATCACAGAGGGACACACTAGAGCAGGTTGTGAGTTATAAGCAAAGTAAATATCCAACTAAATACACAAAGTATAAAGTAAAGCCACATCTAGACACCACGTTGTATCTGAGTAAATTTTGTGCCAATAAATGACatcagaattttaaaagcatgtatgtgtatgactgACTTTCTGTTCATCATTTTGTAAATTCTGTTATTGGGCTTTGGATTAAACTCAGTGATGAGCCACTGACTAACAGGCACAGGAGCTAACACCATTACATTCCAGCACTAGACAGGCAACCATGGGTCTCTTGAGtttcaggactacacagaaaaccctgtcatAATAAAcgagaatacatacatacatacacacacacacacacataggcgtGTCACTTTATCAGTatggcacatgtatgtatgtgtatgggtgcccaTGTCAGCCAGTTGAAGTCATCtgctcccttggaactggagttacaagtggtcaTGAACTTCAAGCCTGGGTGCTGTGGTCCTCTTTAAAAAAAGCAgcgagtgttcttaactgcttcaaaacctcccttccctccctcgcCCAATGTTTTAAACAAATTGGAAAAACCCAATCCTAACGTGGTtttgcacgtctttaatcccagcacttgagtggATGAGGCAGGCGGATCGGAGGTGAAGAGCTAGCTTTAAATGTGATTTAGATTGTACCCTCCCTCCAGTTCTCAGCCGAGGCCACAGGTTTGTTAGGATACAGCGTGAAATCAAAGAAAAGCCGAAATTTCCCCATCGTTAAGGCAAGACCCATAAAGCTACGCTACTTGGtgagggtggggggggtggggaggatttaACCGCGCGCATGCGTGTTACGCCCGCCTCGGGCAGCCGGAACAATCTCGCGAGAAGAGCCGCCCTAGGACGGAAAAATGGCGCCTCCCAGTCCCCGGGAGCATCAGTCCGCGCCGGCGACCAGTGCGACCAAGCCTGACGCGGAGATGGTACTGCCTGGCTTCCCCGATGCAGACAGCTTCGTAAAGGTGAGTTTGCGGGCCCTGGGGCTCCCCAGGAGCCCCCTGTTCTGGCCGGAAACGGGTCTGAGGCTACGGGCTTCCGGCGGCCTGACGGCGCGCACGGAGAGCGGGAGCGGAGGGCTCCGCGCTTCCGGTGTGAGCGCGTGTGGCTTCGCGTGTCGAGCCGTGTCCACGGCCTCGGAGGGGCGTCGTTGTCACTACCTCTCCCGAGGGGCCCGACAGCTGGGAGACGCTCCCTCCCATTGCTCACCCCGCTGCTGCCCTGACGTCCGTTACCCCAATCTCTTGGGTTGACTGTCCCCCGTCACGGGTGACATCAAGCCTCTCCAAGTGTCAAAGGACCTCTTGAGAAGGAgcatagagttttttttttttaatttatttaaaatctttgttcacaaaattcatgatgctgTCATTAGGCCTTCACACCTCCCATCTGCCGGGGTCCCCCAACCGTAAGATCATTTTCATTGATGGCCTTGCTGCAAGCAATCTATGTAGACATTAACTTCAAAGTAAATTGCGATCCTCttgttagtttaaaaaaatgtattattttcgtCGCTAATTCGTAacagtaattttgctaccgttatgaatcataatgtaagcaGGCAGGGTATTGGTGGGTCTGTGACCCATTATTTATCAAAGACAGCTGCTTCTGATTGTTTACACTTAACTACCTCACAACAGCCGTATCGAAAGCACTGGATATAAAATGGTCATCTGAGTGGGGTgggagtggtgcacacctttaatcccagcacttgggaggcagaggcaggcggatctctgtatGTCTGAGCCCATCCTAACCCAGGTCATGTAAGAGAAGTGCTAAGCGCTCTTTTAACACTGAGTCTCTCCAGCTcttgtgagggttttttttttttttttttttttttttctgttgaatgGACAGGAATCCGTGTCTAAAATGTGTCTTTTTCTCTGGATTTTCAGTTTGCACTTGGGTCGGTAGTGGCAGTTACCAAGGCATCCGGGGGCCTGCCACAGTTCGGTGACGAGTATGATTTTTACAGAAGTTTCCCTGCCTTCCAGGCATTCTGTGAGACACAAGGAGACAGGTTACTGCAGTGGTAAGTTTATTACGTTGATTGaaagaaagaggggctggagagatggctgagcggttaagagcactaactgttcttccaaaggtccagagttcaaatcccagcaaccaaccacatggtggctcacaaccatctgtaatgagatccgatgccctcttctggtgtgtctgaagacggctatagtgtactcacctataataaataaataaatcttagagagagaaagagagagagagagagagaaagaaaagattttcCTGAGGGTCACATACCTCAGCGGTTGGGAAGTAATGAGAATGGTTGGGTTTCTGGGTCTGAATTTCGGGACCaaccaaccaccaaaaaaaaaaaaaaaagcactgctAAAGGCCAGTGAACATAGGATAATCGCATGGCCTCTGGTTGTTAAGAGAGCATACATGGAGCccgggctagcctggaacttgctatgtagaccaagctggccttgaaaatCTTAGAGATCAACCTTTCCCTACCTCTTGAGGGCTAAAATAGATATGTGCGCCATCACAGCCAGCATGATCTATGATCGTTAAAAATAAATTAGGGGCCCGCAAGATGATTCAGTAGGCAAAAGTCACCTAATTCTAAGCCTGACAGCATGAATTGAACCCCTGCGACTCTCAGGATGGAGCGAGCAagcttctgcaagttgtcctctgacctttatacaTGGGCAGGGGAActcacacatagatgcacacattgtttgtttgtttaaatcgtcttttgctgtgtgtggtgactcacacctttaatcccagcactagggaggcagaggtgagtAGGTCTCTGAGttaaggccagcgtggtctatagagtgagtagaacagccaaggctacgtgTTTCTCATCTGTTAATTGTTGGGGGAAATTACCttaaagttattattttattgagACTAGGTCTAACTCACTAAATTGCACaggttggcttcgaactcactGGGCCCAAGCCTTCCGTGAAGCCAGTATCACAAGTCTACACCACCAGGCCTGGTTTTGGGTCTTATGTCTGAAACATTGCTGTGAGgatatacattttattaatttcatccAGACTGCTGGGAAGCCTGTGATCCGAGCCCTTTGTGGTGTTTTCCCAGACTGTGGATTGGTAGAGTAAAGCAGACATGCTAACCTtggttttcctctcttccttagcATGAGTCGGGTAATGCAGTACCATGGCTGTCGCAGCAACATCAAAGACCGAAGTAAAGTGACTGAATTGGAGGACAAGTTTGATTTATTAGTCGATACCAATGACGTGATATTGGAGAGAGTGGTGAGTGCCTCCTGTCCACATAAGTAAACTCAGACAGAAAGCTCAGATATCAAAATACAAGGAGAAACCCCAGTGTTACGGAAAATGGAATAAGTGTAGCCCCGCCTAGCGGCCATACCTATGtctcagcactggagaagcaaaggcaggtgggcctctgagttccagaccagcctgctctacacagtaaGACCTCTCTGAtagggagatgggtgggtgggtgggtggatggatagatagatggacatTTTCATTACATGGATGGGCACGTGCTCCTGAGTGCCAGTGTCAGTGGAGACCTGcgatcttggagctggagttacaagcagttgtgacccacctaacatgggtgctggggtagagtaccagtcctctgcaagagccatacgtgctctctccagcccccgtccATGCTTTGCAAAAACAGTTACACTTTTTAGCTCTGAAAAATGGCtcacagccgggcatggtggcgcacgcctttaatcccagcacttgggaggcagaggcagaggcaggcgaatttctgagttcgaggccagcctggtctacagagtgagttccaggacagccagggctacacagagaaacctgtttcgaaaaaccaaaaaaaaagaaagaaagaaaaatggctcaCAAGTTAAGAGCGctttctgctcttctagaggacccaggttcaattcccagcacccacgtggcagctcacaacatcctcacacagacatacatgcaagcaaaataccaatacatatagaataagataaataaatcatttataaaaatttaaaattttaattggcAAGTTGAAATTCTGAATActtgtaatatataaataatttattacatttatctaattttaatttattcatttttattttatgtgcattggcgttttctatgtgtgtgtgtgtgtgtgtgtctcctggaactggagttacagaagttgtgagctgctatgtgggtgctaggaattgaactcaggtcatctggaagaaaagccagcgagtgctcttaacccctgaggcatctctccatcccttacCTACTTTTTCATAAATGTATAAACCACGTATTTCTGTGACTACGTTTCTTGAGAATGTCAGGTAATTGTGTAAGTGAGAACCTAACCCAGTGCCTGTGTCCGCCTAGGGTATGTTACTGGATGAAGCCTCTGGTGTGAACAAGCATCAGCAGCCTGTCCTTCCTGCAGGGCTGCAGGTCCCCAAAACAATAGTATCCAGCTGGAACCGGAAGGTGAGCCCCGCTCTGCACGGTAACGAGAGTCTCTAACATGGCTTTTACCAGAATGCCGCATTTTACTTTGCATGGCTGTCATTACTTGCTGCAAGTAGCTGACCGCTCCCCACTTCCGAGTGGTCTCACAGCACACCCAGCCCACCCACCCCTTCTCCATGTGGCACTTGAACCCACACATGCAATAACATTCCAAATGTGTGGTCCTGAGATGTTCTTGTCTCCAGAAGACAAGCTggaatttctttttctacttcatCCAGTGGCTTTGTCCCCGTTGATTCATGTGTGTTGACTGCAGGCAGGAGAGTATGGCAAAAAGGCAAAATCGGAGACTTTCCGACTGCTGCATGCAAAAAACATCGTGCGACCTCAGCTCAGGTTTCGAGAGAAGATCGACAATTCTAACACACCATTTCTCCCGAAGATCTTTGTCAAACCCAATGCCCGGAAGCCACTCCCTCTGGGTAAGTGGTGCCTTTGAAGTGCTTGAGAGTTCAACCTCGCTTCTGCTTCTGTCCTGGAGGGGCCTGCCGCCACCTCCTCTCCCGAAGCTGAGAAGTGTGTTCCTCATGTGTGACACTGTCTCCATGTGTGCCTGGTCTCCAGCTCTCTCAAAAGAAAGGCGGGAACGCCCGCAGGACCGTCCGGAGGACCTGGATGTCCCCCCAGCCCTGGCAGATTTCATCCATCAGCAGCGAACCCAGCAGGTGGAGCAGGACATGTAAGTGCATGGGCGTGGTCTTTCCATAGCTGGCCCTTcctaccatttttaaaaagattgattgTGCGTGCATATCTCgtgcacacaccccacatacacgagtgcatgtggaggacagaagagaatgTCAAGTGATTCTGAGCTGTCTGCCATGGGTGCTGCGAGCTGATTTTAGTCGTCTGCAGACCAGTATGTACTGCTAACGCTGAGCTGTCTCAGGCCTGCATTCTGCATGTTACCCTTACATAGGGGTCGTCCCACTTTGGGTATATGTACTGCCCGGGGAAGCATTGGCCTCTGTATTTATTATATTGAGGtaaaggttcatttttttttagcccagcctggcctttaaCACACTGTTAAGGTGAGATACTTTCACAGTGTAATCTTTCctcatttttgttgttggggGTAGGCGGTAGTAAGACATGGTCTTgtatatctcaggctggcctcaaacttactgtgtcaccaaggatgaccctgaagttaggatcctccagcctctacctcccagaTGCTAAGATTAGAGCTACCCGCCCTCCTGCCCAGGTTTGTCTGGTACTGAGGCCGGGACCCAGGGACAGTCACTAGAGCAGGCAAGCTCCAGCCCGCTCATTTGTTGACACACATTATGCCTGAGTGGCTGCACTCCTGAACCGTGGCGTTAATGTAAAGGGTTGCGTTGTGTTCACTCAGGTTTGCACACCCTTACCAGTATGAACTGGATCACTTTACTCCGCCTCAGTCGGTGCTGCAGAGGCCGAAGCCCCAGGTTAGTGCCCACACTCGTTTTCAAAGCCGGCTTCCGGGAGTCTGGGAAGATCATAGCCCTGGTGTGGTGCATTCTGCTGTCCTGCAGTAGCGTTAGGAGGCTGCAGGGTGGGGTCGTCTCGTGCACTTGGGGTTCCATTGCACCTTCACAGGGTTTGTCTTTACCACCGTGCTTTCTGTGTCCCTTGGCCCAGTTGTACCGAGCTGTGGGAGAGACTCCCTGCCACTTGGTGTCGTCCCTGGATGAGCTGGTGGAGCTCAACGAGAAGCTCCTGGGCTGTCAGGAGTTTGCCGTGGACTTAGAGGTACCTTCAAGTCACCTGTGCTGAAATCTTCATTGTTTTACCAGTTATCTACTTGGGAGTCTAAAGTTAGCACTAACTGTAATGTCTGTTGGTCTTTATATGTGGGGGCCTGAGACAAGTATTGCTCTTTAGGCCAGACTGACTTTAAACTGACTGTGTAggccaggccggcctcaaactcaaaccCATCATCctgccctaattttttttttcttctaaaaatcaGTTGTGTAACTTGTGTAGCTAGCCATTAAGAACTGGTAGGAGAAGTTGTGTAGCTCTGTGAAGTATTCCCAGAATAAGAACTGAAAGGTGAAGGAGCCCCTAGtaaccctctcctctcccccgcCCTCCCCCCTCTTCTGCATGGGTCAGCATCACTCTTACAGAAGCTTCCTAGGACTCACCTGCCTCATGCAGATCTCCACCCGGACAGAAGACTTCATTGTCGACACCCTCGAGCTTCGCAGTGACATGTACATTCTCAACGAGAGCCTCACGGACCCAGCCATCGTTAAGGTCAGcccttctgcttcctgcctgaGCTGGGATCACAGTGCTTTTCGGCCTAGAGCCAGCGcagggagaaaccctgtcatcTCCTACCCTGCCATTCAGCATGTCTGTCTGCTTAACTCTAGGTCCCCATGAGGACATTCACAGTGTAGCTTGCTGGTCAGAGACTGTTTCAGGGACCCTAGTCAATTGCGTTGCGGACACATGTGGAGCTCTAGAGCTCCTTACCCATCCCGGGGCCTGAAAGCAGGGGCAGCCCTTACCAGTGCACAGTTACAGATAGGCTCAGAGCCTGGGGCCAGAGTAAAAGCAGCACCGTAAACTACATCCACCCTGGGCTGGGGGTGCCATCCAGCAGTAGCCTGCTTGCCTAGCGTATGCCAGTGCCAGGGTCCAGTTCCTACCCCAAAAAGAAGGGCTGATTGAGGAGGCAGATGGTTAGCCTGCTGCTGGTTTGTTTTCAGGTCTTCCATGGTGCCGACTCTGACATTGAGTGGCTGCAGAAAGACTTCGGACTCTATGTGGTGAACATGTTTGACACACACCAGGCAGCACGGCTTCTCAACCTGGCTCGGCACTCACTCGACCATCTGCTGAGACTCTACTGCGGTGTGGAATCAAACAAGCAATATCAGCTGGCAGACTGGAGGATACGGTCAGTTCAGTCTGCCGGTGGCTAAGAAGTGTGGGTAGCAGGAGAAAAGTCTGTCAGCGTGGAAGCCTAGTCCACCTTGGTCACTTTCAAGATAGCTTTTCTTTAGTTGCCATGCcagaattttgtttatttttagagacagggtttctctgtgtagccctgggtgtcttggaactcacactgtagaccagtctggcctcaaactcacaaagatccacctgcctctgcctcctaagtgctggggttaaatggGTACTCTACCACCGCTAGACATCAGAATTTCTAAATATAAAAAGGAGaatgtagccaggcagtggtggcacacgcctttaatcccagcactcgggaggcagaggcaggcggatttctgagtttgaggtcagcctggtctacagagtgagttccaggacagccagagctatacagagaaaccctatctcgaaaaacaaaaataaaataaaataaaaaggagaatgtATTTGAGCGGTTGTTACATTCCCAGTATAAGATGGAAATTAGTAACATTTGAAAGCCACTTTATTCTTGAGCCCTTGCCCTCCTGGCACTGGGCCACATGCACCAGGGCAGCGCCCTGCTCATCCTTGCAGCACCAGGGCAGCGCCCTGCTCATCCTGCAGCACTCTCCGAGCTTGCCCTATCGTAGCAGAGGTAAGAAAGCACAGAGAGGGTCAGTGCAGGCAGATGGACCACCGTGTTAAATAATGGTTTGCCACAGTGAGAGGCAGGAACTGTCTGTGTCCCGTTGGAAAGGAAAAAATCATTGGGATGAGAAAGGGACCAAGAAAGTCGTCACCTAGGACATACAGCTTGGATGGCTGTCCCTGGGACAGTTATTGAAACTGTGCCTCTCTTACAACCCTAGTCCTCTGCCAGAGGAAATGCTGAGCTACGCC encodes:
- the Exosc10 gene encoding exosome component 10 isoform 3 (isoform 3 is encoded by transcript variant 5; The RefSeq protein has 2 substitutions compared to this genomic sequence) codes for the protein MAPPSPREHQSAPATSATKPDAEMVLPGFPDADSFVKFALGSVVAVTKASGGLPQFGDEYDFYRSFPAFQAFCETQGDRLLQCMSRVMQYHGCRSNIKDRSKVTELEDKFDLLVDTNDVILERVGMLLDEASGVNKHQQPVLPAGLQVPKTIVSSWNRKAGEYGKKAKSETFRLLHAKNIVRPQLRFREKIDNSNTPFLPKIFVKPNARKPLPLALSKERRERPQDRPEDLDVPPALADFIHQQRTQQVEQDMFAHPYQYELDHFTPPQSVLQRPKPQLYRAVGETPCHLVSSLDELVELNEKLLGCQEFAVDLEHHSYRSFLGLTCLMQISTRTEDFIVDTLELRSDMYILNESLTDPAIVKVFHGADSDIEWLQKDFGLYVVNMFDTHQAARLLNLARHSLDHLLRLYCGVESNKQYQLADWRIRPLPEEMLSYARDDTHYLLYIYDRMRLELWERGNHQPVQLQVVWQRSRDICLKKFVKPIFTDESYLELYRKQKKHLNSQQLTAFQLLFAWRDKTARREDESYGYVLPNHMMLKIAEELPKEPQGIIACCNPVPPLVRQQINEMHLLIQQAREMPLLKSENAAGVRKSGPLPSAERLENDLFGPHDCSHAPPDNYQNTSTDGTLPLQKQPSLFTEGKEETSVDAGCLLATAVITLFSEPNTEEGGKTPLTVAQKKAQNIMQSFENPFRMISNRWKLASQVQVQKEPKEATKKKVAEQTAAREEAKEEAAAGVLEQAIPVRQQAALENATKKRERATSDLRTIEQKQEKKRLKSSKKAKDPDPPGKDFSPYDYSQSDFRAFAGDSKSKPSSQFDPNKLAPSGKKGVGAKKCKQSVGNKSMSFAVGKSDRGFRHNWPKR